In the Stakelama saccharophila genome, TGCCCGCAACGCCGATGACCGCCCGATCGCTCTTGTTCGCGCCGGGCGATTCGGAACGCAAGCTGGCCAAGGCCGGCGCAAGCGGCGCCGATCTGGTGCTGTGCGACCTGGAGGATGCGGTGGCACCCGCCAGCAAACAGGCCGCGCGGGACCTCGTCGCCGACCACCTGCGCGCCGGCGACCGCGTGCAGCCGCAATGGGTGCGGATCAATCCGCTCGACACCGACTATGCGCTGGCCGATCTGGCGGCGATCGTTCCGGCGGCGCCCGACGGCATCATGCTGCCCAAGGCGATGCGCGCCGACGCCGACCGGCTGCACCACTATCTGACCGCGCTGGAAGCCGCTGCCGGTCTGGAAATCGGGCGGATCGCGACGATTGTGGTGGCGACCGAGACCGCGCCGGCGCTGTTCGGGCTGGGCGAGTATGCCGGCTGCCCGCGGTTGTCGGCGCTGACCTGGGGCGCAGAGGATAGCGCAACTGCCCTGGGCGCGACGGGCAACCGCGAGCCGAACGGCGAGTATGCCTTTCCCTATCACCTGTTCCGCTCGCTCTGCCTTGCCGGGGCGGCGGCGGCGGGCGTGACACCGATCGAGACGATCCACGGCGATTTTCGCGATCTGGACGATCTGCGCAGGGTTGCCGAGCGCGCCCGACGCGACGGCTTTCGCGGCATGATGGCGATCCATCCGGCGCAGGTGCCGGTCATCAACGCGGCATTCTCGCCCGCGCCGGCGG is a window encoding:
- a CDS encoding HpcH/HpaI aldolase/citrate lyase family protein, encoding MPATPMTARSLLFAPGDSERKLAKAGASGADLVLCDLEDAVAPASKQAARDLVADHLRAGDRVQPQWVRINPLDTDYALADLAAIVPAAPDGIMLPKAMRADADRLHHYLTALEAAAGLEIGRIATIVVATETAPALFGLGEYAGCPRLSALTWGAEDSATALGATGNREPNGEYAFPYHLFRSLCLAGAAAAGVTPIETIHGDFRDLDDLRRVAERARRDGFRGMMAIHPAQVPVINAAFSPAPAEVERAERIVAAFAANPGAGTIGLDGEMLDMPHLKRARAVLAMRRD